A region from the Musa acuminata AAA Group cultivar baxijiao chromosome BXJ1-10, Cavendish_Baxijiao_AAA, whole genome shotgun sequence genome encodes:
- the LOC135595538 gene encoding nuclear transport factor 2B-like translates to MDPDAVAKAFVEHYYRTFDSSRAALGGLYQDASMLTFEGDKIQGAAAIVAKLSSLPFQQCAHAIATVDCQPSGPSGGMLVFVSGSLQLGGEQHPLKFSQMFHLMPTPQGSFYVLNDIFRLNYA, encoded by the exons ATGGATCCGGACGCGGTGGCGAAGGCGTTCGTGGAGCACTACTACCGGACGTTCGACAGCAGCCGGGCGGCGCTCGGGGGGCTTTACCAGGACGCCTCCATGCTCACCTTCGAGGGCGACAAGATCCAGGGCGCCGCCGCTATCGTCGCCAAACTGTCCTCCCTTCCCTTCCAGCAGTGCGCCCACGCCATCGCCACCGTCGACTGCCAGCCCTCGGGACCCTCAGGCGGCATGCTCGTCTTCGTCAGCGGCTCCCTCCAGCTCGGCGGCGAGCAACACCCCCTCAAGTTCAGCCAG ATGTTCCATCTGATGCCGACGCCGCAGGGGAGCTTCTACGTGCTGAATGACATATTTCgcctgaactatgcctga
- the LOC104000683 gene encoding nuclear transcription factor Y subunit C-1 has protein sequence MDNQPPHSYPQAPFHHLLQQQHQQLQMFWNYQRQEIEHATDFKNHQLPLARIKKIMKADEDVRMISAEAPILFAKACELFILELTIRSWLHAEENKRRTLQKNDIAAAISRTDIFDFLVDIVPREEIKEEALGLVGGSGEGGATAGVPYYYPPVGQPGPGVIMGQPAVAGIDPAIYVQQPAQAWQPLWHQGLPEDGTGQGLDGSGYAAAPPPPPPAPPSS, from the coding sequence ATGGATAACCAGCCGCCACACTCGTATCCACAAGCCCCCTTCCATCACCTCCTCCAGCAGCAGCACCAGCAGCTCCAGATGTTCTGGAACTACCAGCGGCAGGAGATCGAGCACGCCACCGACTTCAAGAACCACCAGCTCCCCCTGGCGCGCATCAAGAAGATCATGAAGGCCGACGAGGACGTCCGCATGATATCAGCGGAGGCCCCGATACTCTTCGCCAAGGCCTGCGAGCTCTTCATCCTCGAGCTGACGATCCGCTCGTGGCTCCACGCGGAGGAGAACAAGCGCCGGACCCTGCAGAAGAACGACATCGCCGCGGCCATCTCGAGGACCGACATATTTGATTTCCTCGTCGACATTGTGCCGAGGGAGGAGATAAAGGAGGAGGCGCTGGGACTGGTAGGAGGAAGCGGCGAGGGTGGCGCGACCGCCGGCGTGCCGTACTACTACCCTCCGGTGGGACAGCCGGGGCCAGGAGTGATTATGGGACAGCCTGCGGTGGCCGGAATAGATCCGGCGATCTACGTTCAGCAACCGGCGCAGGCTTGGCAGCCATTGTGGCACCAGGGGCTGCCGGAGGACGGCACTGGTCAGGGGTTGGATGGCTCAGGGTATGCTGctgctccaccaccaccacccccggCGCCGCCCAGTTCCTAG
- the LOC135595537 gene encoding acetolactate synthase 1, chloroplastic-like: MASSTAGAAIAPSKPSLWPFSAASRLLVPFPKPLLSLSPSHRNVRAISASADRQQTPSAAASTAATTAVPLLRNFAPDEPRKGSDILVEALEREGVTDLFAYPGGASMEIHQALTRSPSITNHLLRHEQGEIFAASGYARSTGRPGVCIATSGPGATNLVSGFADALLDSVPLVAITGQVPRRMIGTDAFQETPIVEVTRSITKHNYLVLNVDDIPRIIKEAFFVASTGRPGPVLVDIPKDIQQQLAIPVWDPPLRLPGYISRLPKPPSRCLLDQIIRLVSESHRPVLYVGGGCLNSSEELRRFADLTGIPIASTLMGLGVYPTDAELSLKMLGMHGTVYANYSVDKADLLLALGVRFDDRVTGKLEAFASRAKIVHIDIDPAEIGKNKQPHVSLCADVRLALQGMNALMEESGIHQKFDFSTWRKELDQLKKTYPLSYKTFGDLIPPQYAIQVLDELTNGEAIISTGVGQHQMWAAQYYSYKRARQWLTSGGLGAMGFGLPAAAGAAVGNPGVTVVDIDGDGSFQMNAQELAMIRIENLPVKMMVLNNQHLGMVVQWEDRFYRSNRGHTYLGNPANESEIFPDFLKITEAYGIPAARVTKKSEVREAIRKMLKTPGPYLLDVIVPHEEHVLPMIPSGGAFKDMILDGDGRTPPH; the protein is encoded by the coding sequence ATGGCCTCCTCTACGGCGGGGGCCGCGATCGCTCCCTCGAAGCCCTCCCTCTGGCCATTCTCCGCTGCATCCCGTCTCTTGGTCCCCTTCCCCAAGCCTCTCCTGTCCCTCTCCCCGAGCCACCGCAATGTTCGGGCCATCTCCGCGTCCGCGGACCGCCAACAGaccccctccgccgccgcctccaccgcCGCTACCACCGCTGTCCCCCTCCTCCGTAACTTTGCCCCCGACGAACCCCGCAAGGGCTCTGACATCCTTGTCGAGGCCCTCGAGCGGGAGGGCGTCACCGATCTGTTCGCCTACCCTGGAGGCGCCTCCATGGAGATCCACCAGGCCCTCACCCGCTCCCCATCCATCACCAATCACCTCCTCCGCCACGAGCAGGGCGAGATCTTCGCCGCCTCCGGTTACGCCCGCTCCACCGGCCGCCCGGGCGTGTGCATAGCCACCTCCGGCCCCGGCGCTACCAACCTCGTCTCCGGCTTCGCGGACGCGCTCCTCGACTCCGTCCCCCTCGTCGCCATCACCGGCCAGGTTCCCCGCCGCATGATCGGTACGGACGCCTTCCAGGAGACCCCCATTGTCGAGGTCACCAGATCCATCACCAAACACAACTACCTGGTCCTTAACGTCGATGACATTCCTCGCATCATTAAAGAAGCCTTCTTTGTCGCCAGCACTGGCCGCCCTGGCCCGGTGCTGGTCGACATCCCCAAGGACATTCAGCAGCAGCTTGCCATCCCTGTTTGGGACCCGCCGCTACGCCTTCCCGGATACATCTCCCGCCTCCCTAAGCCTCCTTCACGTTGTCTGCTTGACCAAATCATCCGCCTTGTGTCCGAATCCCATCGCCCGGTTCTCTATGTTGGTGGCGGCTGCTTGAACTCCAGCGAGGAGCTTCGCCGGTTTGCGGACCTTACTGGCATCCCCATCGCGAGTACCCTGATGGGTCTCGGGGTCTATCCCACCGATGCGGAGCTATCGTTGAAGATGTTGGGAATGCACGGGACTGTCTATGCCAACTATTCGGTCGATAAAGCTGACCTCTTGCTCGCACTTGGCGTCAGGTTCGACGATCGTGTGACTGGAAAGCTTGAAGCTTTTGCTAGCAGGGCAAAGATTGTGCACATCGATATAGATCCGGCTGAGATCGGGAAGAACAAGCAGCCACATGTTTCATTATGTGCTGATGTGAGGCTGGCTCTGCAGGGGATGAATGCATTGATGGAGGAGAGTGGGATTCATCAAAAGTTCGATTTTTCCACCTGGAGGAAAGAGCTGGACCAACTGAAGAAGACATACCCATTGAGCTATAAGACTTTTGGGGATCTGATTCCTCCCCAGTATGCAATTCAGGTGCTTGACGAACTGACGAATGGGGAAGCAATCATTTCCACTGGTGTTGGGCAGCACCAGATGTGGGCCGCACAGTATTACTCATACAAGAGGGCACGCCAGTGGCTGACATCGGGCGGACTAGGTGCTATGGGGTTTGGTTTACCAGCAGCTGCCGGTGCAGCCGTTGGGAACCCAGGAGTTACTGTCGTCGACATTGATGGGGATGGGAGTTTCCAGATGAATGCTCAGGAGTTGGCTATGATTCGGATAGAGAATCTCCCTGTCAAGATGATGGTGTTGAACAACCAGCATTTGGGCATGGTTGTGCAATGGGAGGATCGATTCTACCGTAGCAACAGGGGACATACTTATTTGGGGAACCCAGCAAACGAGAGTGAGATATTTCCTGATTTCTTGAAAATCACAGAAGCGTATGGTATACCTGCTGCCCGTGTGACAAAGAAGAGCGAGGTCAGGGAAGCAATCAGGAAGATGCTGAAGACACCAGGACCCTACTTGTTGGATGTGATCGTGCCACATGAGGAGCATGTGTTGCCTATGATTCCTAGTGGCGGTGCATTTAAGGATATGATCCTCGATGGAGATGGAAGAACGCCACCAcactaa
- the LOC104000681 gene encoding glucose-6-phosphate 1-dehydrogenase, chloroplastic isoform X2, whose product MALSAAKCPSSSSSAAARLSLGHPSLRSSTLLRPFPNSALARRVPSRSFKNWNLSVVCKQEAGAVPVSSSAEEAPSKNVENGGLFGLSSEEYGHAIGLDASERESTVSITVVGASGDLAKKKIFPALFALYYEDCLPKHFTIFGYARSKMTDAELRTMVSKTLTCRIDKSENCSEKMEQFLKRCFYHSGQYDSEENFAELDKKLKEHECGRLPNRLFYLSIPPNIFIDVVKSASQSGSSKDGWTRVIVEKPFGRDSQSSAALTRGLKQYLEEDQIFRIDHYLGKELVENLSILRFSNLVFEPLWSRQYIRNVQLIFSEDFGTEGRGGYFDNYGIIRDIMQNHLLQILALFAMETPVSMDAEDIRNEKVKVLRSMKPLQLEDVVIGQYKSHTKGGVTYPGYTDDKTVPKGSLTPTFAAAALFIDNARWDGVPFLMKAGKALHNRRTEIRVQFRHVPGNLYKRSFGTDLDRATNELVIRVQPDEAIYLKINNKIPGLGMRLDRSNLNLLYASRYSKEIPDAYERLLLDAIEGERRLFIRSDELDAAWELFTPLLKELEEKKIGPELYPYGSRGPVGAHYLAANYNVRWGDLSASETT is encoded by the exons ATGGCCCTTTCCGCCGCCAAAtgcccttcttcctcctcctccgccgccgcccgcTTGTCCCTCGGCCACCCGTCTCTGAGATCGTCGACTCTCCTTCGGCCCTTTCCTAACAGCGCTCTTGCACGAAGAGTCCCCTCCCGGTCTTTCAAAAATTGGAACTTGAGCGTTGTCTGCAAGCAAGAAG CTGGCGCTGTACCTGTATCCAGCAGTGCAGAAGAAGCTCCTTCCAAGAATGTGGAAAATGGTGGGTTGTTTGGTTTATCTTCAGAGGAATACGGACATGCGATTGGTCTTGATGCAAGTGAAAGGGAGTCTACAGTTAGTATCACCGTGGTTGGAGCCTCTGGGGACCTTGCTAAAAAGAAGATATTTCCTGCTCTTTTCGCACTTTATTATGAAGATTGCCTTCCAAAG CATTTCACTATATTTGGTTATGCTCGAAGTAAGATGACTGATGCTGAACTAAGAACCATGGTTAGCAAAACACTTACGTGCAGAATTGACAAAAG CGAAAATTGTAGTGAGAAGATGGAGCAGTTTTTAAAGAGATGCTTCTATCATTCAGGTCAATATGACTCCGAGGAAAACTTTGCAGAGCTCGACAAGAAGCTGAAAGAACATGAG TGTGGGAGGCTACCAAACCGGCTATTTTATCTGTCAATTCCACCAAACATATTTATAGATGTTGTAAAATCTGCAAGCCAGTCAGGTTCGTCCAAGGATGGCTGGACCAGGGTGATAGTTGAAAAACCGTTCGGCCGGGACTCTCAATCTTCTGCTGCTTTGACAAGAGGTCTGAAACAATACCTGGAGGAAGATCAAATATTTAG AATAGACCACTATTTAGGGAAGGAACTTGTTGAGAATCTATCCATTCTTCGTTTCTCGAATCTCGTCTTTGAACCACTGTGGTCTAGGCAATATATCAGGAATGTGCAGCTGATCTTCTCCGAAGATTTTGGTACAGAAGGACGGGGAGG GTACTTTGATAACTATGGCATCATTAGAGATATTATGCAGAATCATCTGCTTCAAATTTTAGCCTTATTTGCAATGGAGACTCCTGTTAGCATGGACGCAGAAGATATCAGGAATGAAAAG GTGAAAGTTCTTCGTTCTATGAAGCCATTGCAATTGGAAGATGTGGTGATAGGACAGTATAAGAGCCATACTAAGGGTGGAGTCACATATCCTGGATATACAGATGATAAGACTGTACCCAAAGGCAGCCTTACTCCAACATTCGCTGCAGCTGCCCTTTTTATAGATAATGCAAGGTGGGACGGAGTTCCGTTCCTCATGAAAGCTGGAAAAGCATTGCACAATCGTCG AACAGAGATTAGAGTGCAGTTTCGCCATGTCCCTGGCAATCTATACAAGCGTAGTTTTGGAACTGATCTTGATCGAGCTACAAATGAACTCGTAATTAGGGTGCAACCCGATGAGGCTATTTACTTGAAAATCAATAACAAGATTCCCGGATTGGGGATGAGATTGGACCGCAGTAATCTGAATCTTCTTTATGCATCAAG ATACTCAAAAGAGATACCAGATGCATATGAGAGGCTGCTGCTTGATGCCATTGAGGGTGAACGAAGGCTGTTCATTCGTTCTGATGAATTGGATGCTGCCTGGGAGCTGTTCACACCACTGCTCAaagagttggaagagaagaagatagGCCCTGAGCTCTACCCTTACGGGAGTCGCGGACCAGTAGGAGCACACTACCTTGCCGCAAATTACAATGTTCGCTGGGGAGACCTCAGTGCATCAGAGACCACATAA
- the LOC104000681 gene encoding glucose-6-phosphate 1-dehydrogenase 2, chloroplastic isoform X1, whose protein sequence is MALSAAKCPSSSSSAAARLSLGHPSLRSSTLLRPFPNSALARRVPSRSFKNWNLSVVCKQEGPDIHLPFSHNLVRSVLLDLYLGWRIKLSTCVNLMANLFLGDCTAAGAVPVSSSAEEAPSKNVENGGLFGLSSEEYGHAIGLDASERESTVSITVVGASGDLAKKKIFPALFALYYEDCLPKHFTIFGYARSKMTDAELRTMVSKTLTCRIDKSENCSEKMEQFLKRCFYHSGQYDSEENFAELDKKLKEHECGRLPNRLFYLSIPPNIFIDVVKSASQSGSSKDGWTRVIVEKPFGRDSQSSAALTRGLKQYLEEDQIFRIDHYLGKELVENLSILRFSNLVFEPLWSRQYIRNVQLIFSEDFGTEGRGGYFDNYGIIRDIMQNHLLQILALFAMETPVSMDAEDIRNEKVKVLRSMKPLQLEDVVIGQYKSHTKGGVTYPGYTDDKTVPKGSLTPTFAAAALFIDNARWDGVPFLMKAGKALHNRRTEIRVQFRHVPGNLYKRSFGTDLDRATNELVIRVQPDEAIYLKINNKIPGLGMRLDRSNLNLLYASRYSKEIPDAYERLLLDAIEGERRLFIRSDELDAAWELFTPLLKELEEKKIGPELYPYGSRGPVGAHYLAANYNVRWGDLSASETT, encoded by the exons ATGGCCCTTTCCGCCGCCAAAtgcccttcttcctcctcctccgccgccgcccgcTTGTCCCTCGGCCACCCGTCTCTGAGATCGTCGACTCTCCTTCGGCCCTTTCCTAACAGCGCTCTTGCACGAAGAGTCCCCTCCCGGTCTTTCAAAAATTGGAACTTGAGCGTTGTCTGCAAGCAAGAAGGTCCGGATATTCATCTTCCGTTTTCCCATAATCTCGTTCGATCCGTCTTGCTCGACCTCTACTTGGGTTGGCGAATTAAGCTCTCGACTTGTGTAAATTTG ATGGCCAACCTTTTTCTTGGTGATTGCACGGCAGCTGGCGCTGTACCTGTATCCAGCAGTGCAGAAGAAGCTCCTTCCAAGAATGTGGAAAATGGTGGGTTGTTTGGTTTATCTTCAGAGGAATACGGACATGCGATTGGTCTTGATGCAAGTGAAAGGGAGTCTACAGTTAGTATCACCGTGGTTGGAGCCTCTGGGGACCTTGCTAAAAAGAAGATATTTCCTGCTCTTTTCGCACTTTATTATGAAGATTGCCTTCCAAAG CATTTCACTATATTTGGTTATGCTCGAAGTAAGATGACTGATGCTGAACTAAGAACCATGGTTAGCAAAACACTTACGTGCAGAATTGACAAAAG CGAAAATTGTAGTGAGAAGATGGAGCAGTTTTTAAAGAGATGCTTCTATCATTCAGGTCAATATGACTCCGAGGAAAACTTTGCAGAGCTCGACAAGAAGCTGAAAGAACATGAG TGTGGGAGGCTACCAAACCGGCTATTTTATCTGTCAATTCCACCAAACATATTTATAGATGTTGTAAAATCTGCAAGCCAGTCAGGTTCGTCCAAGGATGGCTGGACCAGGGTGATAGTTGAAAAACCGTTCGGCCGGGACTCTCAATCTTCTGCTGCTTTGACAAGAGGTCTGAAACAATACCTGGAGGAAGATCAAATATTTAG AATAGACCACTATTTAGGGAAGGAACTTGTTGAGAATCTATCCATTCTTCGTTTCTCGAATCTCGTCTTTGAACCACTGTGGTCTAGGCAATATATCAGGAATGTGCAGCTGATCTTCTCCGAAGATTTTGGTACAGAAGGACGGGGAGG GTACTTTGATAACTATGGCATCATTAGAGATATTATGCAGAATCATCTGCTTCAAATTTTAGCCTTATTTGCAATGGAGACTCCTGTTAGCATGGACGCAGAAGATATCAGGAATGAAAAG GTGAAAGTTCTTCGTTCTATGAAGCCATTGCAATTGGAAGATGTGGTGATAGGACAGTATAAGAGCCATACTAAGGGTGGAGTCACATATCCTGGATATACAGATGATAAGACTGTACCCAAAGGCAGCCTTACTCCAACATTCGCTGCAGCTGCCCTTTTTATAGATAATGCAAGGTGGGACGGAGTTCCGTTCCTCATGAAAGCTGGAAAAGCATTGCACAATCGTCG AACAGAGATTAGAGTGCAGTTTCGCCATGTCCCTGGCAATCTATACAAGCGTAGTTTTGGAACTGATCTTGATCGAGCTACAAATGAACTCGTAATTAGGGTGCAACCCGATGAGGCTATTTACTTGAAAATCAATAACAAGATTCCCGGATTGGGGATGAGATTGGACCGCAGTAATCTGAATCTTCTTTATGCATCAAG ATACTCAAAAGAGATACCAGATGCATATGAGAGGCTGCTGCTTGATGCCATTGAGGGTGAACGAAGGCTGTTCATTCGTTCTGATGAATTGGATGCTGCCTGGGAGCTGTTCACACCACTGCTCAaagagttggaagagaagaagatagGCCCTGAGCTCTACCCTTACGGGAGTCGCGGACCAGTAGGAGCACACTACCTTGCCGCAAATTACAATGTTCGCTGGGGAGACCTCAGTGCATCAGAGACCACATAA